A window of Mucilaginibacter paludis DSM 18603 contains these coding sequences:
- a CDS encoding helix-turn-helix domain-containing protein — translation MPIVVNLDVMMARRKMSLTELSEKVGITMANLSILKTGKAKAVRLETLEAICRVLNCQPGDIFEFVAE, via the coding sequence ATGCCGATAGTAGTTAATTTAGATGTGATGATGGCCCGGCGAAAAATGTCGTTAACGGAACTGAGCGAAAAAGTGGGCATTACTATGGCCAACTTATCCATCCTGAAAACAGGTAAGGCCAAGGCTGTGCGACTGGAAACCCTGGAAGCGATATGCCGGGTTTTAAACTGCCAGCCCGGTGATATATTTGAATTTGTAGCCGAGTAA
- a CDS encoding DUF2975 domain-containing protein, which translates to MKIELNTNLLVNIVIIMYAIFVASTFAMLYTWGSVKGTASSDETSSWIENLKSIDEQLPDSIPYRKYLQLRDSIKMVRALKNGYNLAGGSAQIGYIIGTYDSYLFCDTCTLKGYWHKVFDTKDKPMQYYIILPGWKLKAAKSNLLSPDSVIFYVENNKAYIRKLVTDSVIKTKTGAINTHLHEVDEPVKFRYNQKCLMIPVSKFTKNLLDKVLTGCGILFGLYLLYLVAAFLKFIIDLSKGLSFTTNNIFRLKLIAASLLIYPVGMICLVLIMRLIFHQYFTADVVLNNEIWSSLWKIIGLGIIFLLLFRAFRQGKLLKEEQDLTV; encoded by the coding sequence ATGAAAATCGAATTAAACACTAACCTGCTGGTTAATATCGTCATCATTATGTACGCAATTTTTGTCGCATCTACCTTTGCAATGTTATACACCTGGGGCAGTGTTAAAGGTACAGCCAGCAGCGACGAAACAAGCAGTTGGATTGAAAATTTAAAATCTATAGATGAACAACTACCCGACAGTATCCCTTATCGCAAATACCTCCAGCTCAGGGACAGCATCAAGATGGTTCGCGCGTTAAAAAACGGCTATAATCTGGCCGGTGGAAGCGCCCAAATTGGATACATCATTGGCACCTACGATAGTTATCTTTTTTGTGATACCTGCACCTTAAAGGGATACTGGCATAAGGTGTTTGATACTAAAGATAAACCCATGCAATATTATATCATTTTACCTGGTTGGAAATTAAAAGCAGCCAAAAGCAACTTGCTGTCTCCCGATTCTGTTATCTTCTATGTAGAAAACAACAAAGCCTACATCCGCAAGTTAGTAACAGACTCAGTGATAAAAACCAAAACCGGGGCCATCAATACGCATCTGCACGAGGTGGATGAGCCTGTTAAATTTAGATACAATCAAAAATGCCTGATGATTCCGGTGAGTAAGTTCACAAAAAACCTATTGGATAAAGTACTGACGGGCTGCGGCATCTTGTTCGGTTTATACCTGCTTTATTTAGTTGCCGCTTTTTTGAAATTTATTATTGACCTTTCAAAAGGTCTTTCGTTTACCACAAACAATATATTTCGATTGAAGCTTATCGCTGCCAGTTTACTGATTTATCCGGTAGGTATGATATGCCTTGTTTTAATCATGAGGTTAATATTCCATCAGTATTTTACAGCCGATGTTGTATTGAATAATGAGATTTGGAGCAGCTTATGGAAAATTATAGGCTTAGGAATTATATTTTTGCTGTTGTTCCGTGCTTTCAGGCAGGGGAAGCTTTTAAAAGAAGAACAGGACTTAACCGTTTAG
- the mutS gene encoding DNA mismatch repair protein MutS — translation MAHTAIKETPLMQQYNTIKAKHPGALLLFRVGDFYETFGEDAIKASGILGIVLTKRANGAATHIELAGFPHHSLDTYLPKLVRAGQRVAICDQLEDPKTTKTIVKRGVTELVTPGVAYGDNIVQQKSNNYLASLYFEKNTIGIALLDISTGEFLTAQGNSDYIDKLLQSFSPSEVIFPKNRNASFKETFGDRFYTYALDEWPYTGDYATETLLKHFEVKSLKGFGIEKLNLGIVAAGVALHYLNETEHKNLQHISAIGRIEEEKYLWLDRFSIRNLELIGSHNDNAVTLVDVLDHTCSPMGARMLRRWIVMPLKERKPIEDRLNVVEYLIAHEELKEELKQQIRQIGDLERLISKIGLQKANPREVVQLKKALAATNVIKGICSQSESAALRTIGEQLNPCVLIREKIEKELQADPPVMIIKGGVIAEGINEELDRLRKIAFGGKGYLLEIQKREAEITRIPSLKVAFNNVFGYYLEVSNAHKDKVPTEWIRKQTLVNAERYITPELKEYEEQILGAEEKILALETRLYNELLYELTQYIKPIQLNAQLVAQLDVLLNFATIAIKNYYVKPDINEGSIIDIKGGRHPVIEKNLPLGEEYITNDVYLDSDSQQIIIITGPNMAGKSALLRQTGLIVLMAQMGSFVPAKEATVGLVDKIFTRVGASDNLSSGESTFMVEMNETASILNNLSDRSLILLDEIGRGTSTYDGISIAWAIAEYLHNHPSAKAKTLFATHYHELNELTNSFHRIKNFNVTVKEVGHKIIFLRKLVPGGSEHSFGIHVAKLAGMPPRVLSRANEILKKLEAERTGGESIKESIKKVQKQAVQMQMFSIDDPVLVKIRDMLNNLEVNTLTPIEALMKLDEIQRVIKS, via the coding sequence TTGGCACATACCGCTATTAAGGAAACGCCTTTAATGCAGCAGTACAATACGATAAAGGCAAAACATCCGGGTGCGTTGCTGCTGTTCCGCGTAGGCGATTTTTACGAAACTTTTGGCGAAGATGCTATCAAGGCATCGGGTATATTAGGCATTGTATTAACTAAGCGCGCCAATGGCGCTGCTACACACATCGAACTGGCTGGCTTTCCGCACCATTCGCTGGATACTTATTTGCCCAAGTTGGTACGGGCCGGGCAGCGGGTAGCCATTTGCGATCAGTTAGAAGATCCAAAAACCACTAAAACCATTGTTAAGCGTGGCGTTACCGAGTTGGTAACTCCCGGCGTGGCTTATGGCGACAATATCGTTCAGCAAAAAAGTAATAATTACCTGGCTTCGCTGTATTTCGAGAAAAATACAATTGGCATCGCCTTGCTGGACATATCAACCGGCGAATTTTTAACCGCACAGGGCAACAGCGATTATATTGACAAACTGTTGCAAAGTTTTAGCCCCAGCGAGGTGATTTTCCCCAAAAACAGGAATGCCAGTTTTAAAGAAACCTTTGGCGACCGCTTTTATACCTACGCACTTGACGAATGGCCCTATACCGGCGACTATGCCACAGAAACCTTGTTAAAGCATTTCGAGGTAAAATCATTAAAAGGCTTTGGTATCGAAAAACTGAACCTGGGCATTGTAGCCGCGGGCGTGGCGCTGCATTATTTAAACGAAACCGAGCATAAAAACCTGCAGCATATTTCTGCCATCGGCAGGATTGAGGAGGAGAAATATCTGTGGTTAGATAGGTTCAGCATCCGTAACCTCGAACTGATAGGCTCGCATAATGATAACGCGGTTACCCTGGTTGATGTGCTCGACCATACCTGCTCGCCCATGGGAGCGCGGATGCTGCGCCGCTGGATTGTAATGCCACTGAAAGAGCGAAAACCGATTGAAGACAGGCTGAACGTTGTTGAATACCTGATAGCGCACGAGGAGCTCAAAGAAGAGCTGAAACAGCAGATCCGCCAGATTGGCGATCTGGAGCGCTTGATATCCAAAATAGGCCTGCAAAAAGCCAACCCGCGCGAAGTTGTTCAGCTCAAAAAAGCCCTGGCAGCTACCAATGTAATAAAAGGCATTTGCAGCCAAAGCGAGAGTGCCGCGTTGAGAACCATTGGCGAGCAGCTGAACCCCTGTGTGCTCATCCGCGAAAAGATTGAAAAGGAGTTGCAGGCCGATCCGCCGGTGATGATTATCAAAGGCGGTGTGATTGCCGAGGGTATTAACGAGGAGTTGGACCGCCTGCGTAAGATAGCATTTGGCGGCAAAGGCTATCTGCTTGAAATACAGAAACGCGAAGCCGAAATTACCCGTATACCATCGCTTAAAGTGGCTTTTAATAACGTATTTGGCTATTACCTGGAAGTAAGCAATGCCCATAAGGATAAAGTGCCCACCGAGTGGATCCGCAAGCAAACGCTGGTGAATGCTGAGCGTTATATTACGCCCGAGCTAAAAGAGTACGAGGAGCAGATATTAGGTGCCGAAGAAAAAATACTGGCTTTGGAAACCCGACTGTATAATGAGTTGCTTTATGAGCTCACGCAATATATTAAGCCCATACAGTTAAACGCGCAATTGGTGGCGCAGCTGGATGTATTGCTCAATTTTGCTACCATTGCCATCAAAAACTACTATGTAAAGCCGGACATTAACGAAGGTAGCATCATTGATATTAAAGGTGGCCGCCACCCGGTGATTGAGAAAAATTTACCATTAGGGGAGGAGTACATCACCAACGATGTATACCTGGATTCGGATTCGCAGCAGATCATCATCATTACCGGGCCCAATATGGCCGGTAAATCGGCCCTGTTAAGGCAAACCGGCTTAATTGTGTTAATGGCACAGATGGGGAGCTTTGTGCCCGCTAAAGAGGCTACCGTAGGTTTGGTGGACAAGATATTTACGAGGGTAGGGGCGTCCGATAATTTATCGTCGGGCGAATCAACCTTTATGGTGGAGATGAACGAAACGGCCAGCATCCTCAATAACTTATCCGACAGGAGCCTGATCTTACTGGATGAAATTGGCCGTGGCACATCCACCTATGATGGTATCTCCATTGCCTGGGCCATTGCCGAGTATCTGCATAATCATCCATCGGCCAAAGCCAAAACATTATTCGCTACCCACTACCACGAGCTGAACGAGCTCACCAATAGCTTCCATCGTATTAAAAACTTTAATGTTACTGTTAAAGAGGTTGGGCATAAAATCATCTTCCTGCGTAAGCTGGTTCCGGGCGGCAGCGAACACAGTTTCGGGATCCACGTGGCCAAGCTGGCCGGTATGCCGCCGCGGGTATTGAGCCGTGCCAACGAAATTTTAAAAAAGCTGGAAGCTGAACGTACAGGGGGCGAGAGTATTAAAGAGAGTATTAAAAAGGTACAGAAACAGGCAGTACAGATGCAAATGTTTAGTATTGATGATCCGGTATTGGTAAAAATCCGCGATATGCTCAACAACCTTGAGGTAAATACGCTTACCCCCATCGAAGCGCTGATGAAGCTCGATGAGATACAAAGGGTAATTAAAAGTTAG
- a CDS encoding C40 family peptidase: MNIKRNLYFIILVLLTPVVLSSCHSRKAALKGRPGELVKADKSIAAKYSEMMGVSKDEIQNGRLYAFIDDWMGTPYHFGGMDKSGTDCSGFVYQLQQQVYGITLPRMTSQQVTVIKRKYENQLQEGDLVFWDYDGKKFSHVGVYLQNDYVVHASTSKGVIIIKLHDPYTYKYFSRCGSVIASVQ; the protein is encoded by the coding sequence ATGAATATAAAACGGAACCTGTATTTTATTATTCTGGTTTTACTTACTCCGGTGGTTTTATCATCGTGCCATTCGCGGAAAGCTGCTTTGAAGGGCAGGCCCGGAGAGCTGGTAAAGGCCGATAAATCTATCGCCGCTAAATATTCTGAAATGATGGGCGTAAGTAAAGATGAAATTCAGAACGGGCGCCTGTATGCTTTTATTGACGACTGGATGGGCACTCCCTATCATTTTGGCGGCATGGATAAAAGCGGAACGGATTGCTCTGGTTTTGTTTACCAGTTACAGCAGCAAGTATACGGAATTACGCTTCCGCGGATGACAAGCCAGCAGGTAACGGTAATTAAACGGAAATATGAAAACCAGTTACAAGAAGGCGACCTGGTATTCTGGGATTATGATGGTAAAAAGTTTAGCCACGTGGGCGTGTACCTGCAAAATGATTATGTGGTACATGCCAGCACCTCCAAAGGCGTGATCATCATTAAACTGCACGACCCTTACACTTATAAATATTTTTCACGCTGTGGTTCTGTTATTGCATCGGTGCAGTAG
- a CDS encoding DUF3857 domain-containing protein translates to MRFFYLMLLLLALATTSKAQQNYDVSLIPKELLSHASAVIRNDETTYEVKDLNNVILRCKETVTVLNKNGDNEAQITVWHNRRRQIHYIKGAVYNEFGKLMGKFAERDFEDRNVADGFSLFDDDKIKHFKPAVTNYPYTVDYEYEITCKQSLFFSDWYPGQSVGTSVEHSSYKVTCKPDFNIRYKEINFAGKVATTEAQGLKTYTWEINNLKALRDEPYSPTHEKLLTSVKIAPEKFSYEGVPGSFTNWNEYGKWMYDRLLKNRREIPLQTAEHIKELSKDISDPKLKAKAIYEYMQQKTRYVSVQIGIGGYQPFLASDVDQLSYGDCKALVNYTQSLLSVAGIDSYYVLVRSGSRKESALPDFASMNQFDHVILCLPFKNDTTWLECTSKQIPFGYLGDFTDDRNVVACTPEGGKLMHTPVYKTADNKQTRKGTFSLSGDGDLTGDMATRFEGSQYENREELVNEARQEQIKTLKEIYPIENLNIQSFELKQDKSLKPVTTESIKLEARDYIAKNGDRLFFSPNMASRYIKPIKDVTNRTNAVYINRGYTDQDEISYTLPEGYKVSTVPLNITIDKPFGKYRASTQVIDNKLVYKRRLQINDGTYSKDLYQDLVDFYQQVFEADRYTMTMEKK, encoded by the coding sequence ATGAGATTTTTTTATTTAATGCTTTTACTGCTGGCCTTAGCCACAACCAGTAAGGCACAGCAAAACTATGATGTAAGCCTGATACCGAAGGAGCTTTTATCACACGCGAGCGCGGTAATTAGAAACGATGAAACCACTTACGAGGTAAAGGATCTGAATAACGTTATCCTTCGTTGTAAGGAAACGGTAACGGTGTTAAACAAAAACGGGGATAACGAGGCTCAAATCACAGTGTGGCATAATCGCCGCAGGCAAATTCACTATATTAAAGGCGCGGTTTACAACGAGTTTGGCAAACTGATGGGCAAATTTGCCGAACGCGATTTTGAAGACCGCAACGTGGCAGATGGATTTTCGCTTTTTGACGACGACAAGATCAAACATTTTAAACCGGCGGTAACCAACTACCCCTACACAGTAGATTACGAATACGAAATTACCTGCAAGCAATCGCTCTTTTTCTCAGACTGGTACCCGGGCCAATCCGTTGGCACCTCGGTTGAGCATAGTAGCTATAAGGTAACCTGTAAGCCCGATTTCAACATCCGCTATAAAGAGATCAACTTTGCGGGTAAGGTGGCAACTACCGAGGCACAGGGTCTTAAAACTTATACATGGGAGATTAACAACCTGAAAGCCTTGCGCGATGAACCCTACAGCCCCACTCACGAAAAATTATTGACTTCGGTAAAAATAGCGCCCGAAAAATTTAGTTATGAAGGCGTGCCAGGATCATTCACCAACTGGAACGAGTATGGAAAATGGATGTACGACAGGTTATTAAAAAACCGGCGCGAAATACCTTTACAAACAGCCGAACATATTAAGGAGCTATCTAAAGACATTAGCGACCCTAAATTAAAAGCCAAGGCTATTTACGAGTACATGCAGCAAAAAACGCGTTATGTAAGCGTGCAAATAGGCATAGGCGGCTATCAGCCTTTTTTAGCAAGCGATGTTGACCAACTGAGTTATGGCGATTGTAAGGCATTGGTTAATTATACACAAAGTTTATTAAGCGTTGCGGGCATTGATTCTTATTATGTATTGGTGAGGTCTGGCAGCCGGAAAGAAAGTGCTTTGCCCGATTTTGCCAGCATGAACCAGTTTGACCATGTGATACTTTGCCTTCCGTTTAAAAACGATACCACCTGGCTGGAATGTACCAGCAAACAAATACCCTTTGGCTACCTGGGCGATTTTACCGACGACCGTAACGTAGTAGCCTGCACACCGGAGGGCGGCAAGCTGATGCATACCCCTGTTTATAAAACAGCGGATAATAAACAAACCCGCAAAGGCACATTCAGCCTCAGCGGCGATGGCGACCTAACCGGAGATATGGCAACCCGCTTTGAAGGCTCGCAATATGAAAACAGGGAAGAACTGGTAAACGAGGCCCGGCAGGAGCAGATTAAAACGCTGAAGGAAATATATCCCATTGAGAACCTCAACATACAAAGCTTTGAACTGAAACAGGATAAAAGCTTAAAACCTGTTACCACCGAAAGCATTAAATTGGAGGCACGTGATTACATTGCCAAAAATGGCGACCGGCTTTTCTTTTCACCTAACATGGCCAGCCGGTATATCAAGCCTATTAAAGATGTAACCAACCGTACAAACGCGGTTTATATTAACAGAGGCTATACAGATCAGGACGAAATTAGCTATACCTTGCCCGAAGGATACAAGGTATCAACCGTGCCCCTTAATATTACCATTGATAAGCCTTTTGGAAAATACCGCGCAAGCACGCAAGTTATTGATAACAAATTGGTTTATAAACGCAGGCTGCAAATAAACGACGGCACCTACAGTAAAGATTTATACCAGGACCTGGTAGATTTTTACCAGCAGGTTTTTGAAGCCGACCGCTACACCATGACCATGGAGAAAAAATAG
- a CDS encoding DUF3858 domain-containing protein, giving the protein MKKLLLVITTVLLALTTHAQNFPETQYIDSEMQLTKYDKDTSAHAVVLKEFGKAWISSNDNMPLIYEYHVKIKIFDSKAFNQGNVSVRLYHGDNDSFETIRDIKGVTFYKDDNGMIQKAELDPKKVYRETINKHHELVKFALPNLRDGCIIEYSYVTESPYRFNFHSWDFQSDIPKMYSEYEAHIPAIYEYNISLRGFLKLTKSVLDLERECFSYYGVKADCTKAIYAMENVPAFVEEAHMTSPANYLSAVYFELAAMTKQNGIKEKITQEWGSIDRELKANDSFGSQMKRRDLLKDHLPPSILILTDTLSKAKAVYAYLQKWFKWNKMRGIYSEDGLKKALDNHSANVADINLSLVAALAAVGINAEAVVLSTRDNGLVNKLFPVVSDFDYVIARVNIGNKPYLLDATDPVLAFGMLPLRCINDQGRVMSLNKPSYWIDLVENQKSTRTSSLDLTLQPDGKIKGTINTYYVGYAAYEKRLAIKKFNSADEYIENLDEKNNRIKIVKSEILNLDSLDLPLSEKLEVVMDGYKNLDGGNFTFNPAFWDLETENPFKLTERNYPVDLGSTIDHRLSLLFHFPENFTVSQQPNPVGIALPNKAGRFITSIEVSGNTISYSQVEQLNKAIYTPEEYPYLKELFNKIIQNQKANIVFKKNP; this is encoded by the coding sequence ATGAAAAAACTTTTACTCGTTATCACCACTGTTTTGTTGGCGTTAACAACCCATGCACAGAACTTCCCCGAAACGCAATATATTGATAGCGAGATGCAATTAACCAAATATGATAAAGATACCAGTGCGCATGCGGTAGTATTAAAAGAATTTGGAAAAGCCTGGATAAGCAGCAACGACAATATGCCGCTTATTTATGAGTACCACGTTAAAATAAAAATTTTTGATAGCAAAGCATTTAACCAGGGTAACGTTAGTGTGAGGTTATACCATGGCGACAATGATAGTTTTGAAACCATCAGAGATATTAAAGGTGTTACTTTTTACAAGGACGATAATGGTATGATACAGAAGGCCGAGCTCGATCCTAAAAAAGTATACCGGGAAACGATCAATAAGCATCACGAATTAGTGAAGTTTGCATTACCCAATTTACGCGACGGCTGCATTATCGAGTATTCATACGTAACGGAATCACCCTATCGCTTTAACTTTCACAGCTGGGACTTTCAATCTGATATACCAAAAATGTATTCGGAGTACGAAGCCCACATCCCTGCTATTTACGAATATAACATATCCTTACGAGGCTTTTTGAAACTTACCAAAAGTGTATTAGACCTGGAACGGGAATGTTTTAGCTATTACGGTGTTAAGGCTGATTGCACTAAAGCTATTTACGCCATGGAAAATGTACCTGCCTTTGTTGAAGAAGCACACATGACCTCGCCCGCCAATTATCTCTCGGCGGTATATTTTGAACTGGCCGCCATGACCAAGCAAAATGGTATTAAAGAAAAAATAACACAAGAGTGGGGCAGCATTGACAGGGAACTAAAGGCCAATGATTCGTTTGGGAGCCAGATGAAACGCCGCGACTTGTTAAAAGACCACCTGCCTCCTTCTATTTTAATCCTGACGGATACCCTGAGTAAAGCGAAAGCAGTATACGCTTATCTGCAAAAATGGTTCAAGTGGAACAAAATGAGGGGAATTTACAGCGAAGACGGTTTAAAGAAAGCCCTGGATAACCACTCGGCCAATGTGGCGGATATCAATCTTTCGCTTGTGGCTGCTTTAGCTGCCGTGGGGATAAATGCAGAAGCTGTGGTGCTATCAACCCGCGACAATGGCCTGGTTAACAAACTATTCCCGGTGGTGAGCGATTTCGACTATGTAATAGCCAGGGTTAACATTGGTAACAAGCCCTACCTTTTAGATGCTACAGACCCGGTGCTGGCCTTCGGCATGCTGCCTCTGCGTTGTATTAACGACCAGGGACGGGTGATGAGTTTAAACAAACCATCGTACTGGATAGACCTGGTTGAAAATCAAAAATCAACCAGAACATCGTCACTCGACCTAACCTTACAGCCCGATGGTAAAATAAAAGGCACCATCAACACTTATTACGTTGGTTACGCAGCTTATGAAAAGCGACTGGCCATTAAAAAATTTAATTCGGCAGATGAATATATTGAAAACCTGGACGAAAAAAACAACCGGATTAAAATAGTAAAATCAGAAATATTGAACCTGGATAGCCTCGACCTGCCATTGAGTGAGAAACTGGAAGTGGTAATGGATGGTTATAAAAATCTTGATGGCGGTAATTTTACTTTTAACCCGGCTTTTTGGGACCTGGAAACTGAAAACCCCTTTAAATTAACCGAAAGGAATTATCCCGTTGACCTGGGCTCAACAATTGACCATAGGCTAAGCCTGCTCTTTCATTTTCCGGAGAATTTTACGGTAAGCCAGCAACCTAACCCAGTCGGCATAGCGCTTCCTAATAAGGCTGGCAGATTTATAACCAGCATCGAGGTGAGCGGTAATACGATAAGTTATTCGCAAGTAGAGCAGCTTAACAAAGCCATCTATACCCCGGAAGAATATCCGTATTTAAAAGAGCTCTTCAACAAGATCATCCAAAACCAAAAGGCAAACATTGTATTTAAGAAAAACCCATGA
- a CDS encoding 3'-5' exonuclease, whose protein sequence is MKLNLKRPLAFFDLETTGTNIGVDRIVEISVIKLNPDGTDDVKTWKINPEMPISIESSMIHGIYEEHLIDAPVFKTAAAEISDFIADSDLAGYNSNRFDIPMLMEEFLRVGHPFDIEQRHFIDVQNIFHQMEQRTLRAAYQFYCGKDIINAHSAEADTRATMEVLLAQVAKYEGVEFEDKKGVKSAPVVNDVEALHKFTNLNNPVDFAGRMVYNENGEELFNFGKHKGKRVEDVFKAEPSYYSWMMNGDFPLFTKRKLEQIYKRFIAKREPNKPEAKPAPAPVQQSPQQGLVPDPSQPQPEKKPYVPHHNNPERKPYNPKSNQGDRKPFVQRNEQRPKEQEEAKPIDNDMLAALKQKFGK, encoded by the coding sequence ATGAAATTGAACCTTAAACGCCCGTTAGCTTTTTTTGATCTGGAAACAACCGGAACCAACATCGGCGTTGACCGCATAGTTGAAATATCCGTGATTAAGTTGAATCCGGATGGCACTGACGATGTTAAAACCTGGAAGATCAACCCCGAAATGCCGATCTCCATTGAATCATCAATGATCCATGGCATCTACGAGGAGCATTTGATAGACGCGCCTGTTTTTAAAACCGCGGCAGCCGAAATTTCAGATTTTATTGCCGATAGCGATCTGGCCGGTTATAACTCCAACCGGTTTGATATACCAATGCTGATGGAAGAGTTTTTACGCGTTGGGCATCCGTTTGATATTGAGCAACGCCATTTTATCGACGTGCAAAATATTTTCCACCAGATGGAGCAGCGTACACTGCGCGCCGCGTATCAATTTTATTGTGGTAAAGATATTATCAACGCCCACTCGGCCGAGGCCGATACCCGGGCCACCATGGAAGTTTTGCTTGCGCAGGTAGCCAAATACGAAGGCGTTGAATTTGAAGATAAAAAAGGTGTTAAAAGCGCCCCGGTAGTAAACGATGTAGAGGCCCTGCACAAATTTACCAACCTGAACAACCCGGTTGATTTTGCCGGAAGAATGGTTTATAACGAGAACGGAGAAGAGCTGTTTAATTTTGGCAAACATAAAGGTAAAAGGGTAGAGGATGTGTTTAAAGCCGAACCGAGTTACTACTCCTGGATGATGAACGGCGATTTCCCGCTGTTTACCAAACGCAAGTTAGAACAGATTTATAAGCGCTTTATTGCTAAACGCGAACCTAACAAGCCCGAAGCTAAACCAGCACCGGCGCCAGTTCAGCAATCGCCACAGCAAGGCCTGGTGCCCGATCCTTCGCAGCCACAACCGGAGAAGAAGCCATATGTGCCTCATCACAACAACCCGGAGCGCAAGCCCTACAACCCAAAATCCAATCAAGGCGACCGCAAGCCCTTTGTTCAACGTAACGAGCAAAGGCCAAAGGAACAGGAAGAAGCCAAGCCCATTGATAACGATATGTTAGCCGCACTGAAGCAAAAGTTTGGAAAATAA
- the queG gene encoding tRNA epoxyqueuosine(34) reductase QueG translates to MQNTALYTKQIKNWATELGFLFCGIAKAEFLEQEAPRLESWLKKGFHGEMQYMENHFDKRLDPRLLVDGAKSVISLGLNYYTDAQQLDSDAPRISKYAYGADYHDVIKNKLKQLLQLINEHIGEVNGRGFVDSAPVLDKAWAKKAGLGWVGKNANLLNKRSGSFFFLAELIVDLELKYDIEPTADHCGTCTRCIDACPTEAIVGPAVVDGSKCISYLTIELKNEIPVFFKDKMAGWMFGCDICQDVCPWNRFSVLHNEPAFQPPPDLLSMTKGDWDEITEDVFKKVFKSSAVKRTKFTGLKRNIDFIK, encoded by the coding sequence ATGCAAAATACTGCGCTATATACAAAACAGATTAAAAACTGGGCTACCGAACTCGGTTTTCTGTTTTGCGGTATAGCAAAAGCCGAATTTTTAGAACAGGAGGCTCCAAGGCTTGAGAGCTGGCTAAAAAAAGGATTTCACGGCGAAATGCAGTACATGGAAAATCATTTTGATAAACGCCTGGATCCGCGTTTGTTAGTTGATGGGGCAAAATCAGTGATCAGCCTGGGGCTCAATTATTATACTGATGCACAACAGCTTGATAGCGATGCACCGCGAATATCCAAATATGCTTATGGTGCCGATTACCATGATGTGATCAAAAACAAGCTTAAACAATTGCTGCAGCTAATTAACGAACACATTGGCGAGGTAAATGGTCGCGGTTTTGTGGATTCGGCCCCCGTATTGGACAAGGCATGGGCAAAAAAGGCCGGGCTGGGCTGGGTGGGCAAAAACGCTAACCTGCTTAATAAACGAAGCGGATCTTTCTTTTTTTTAGCCGAGCTGATAGTTGATCTGGAATTGAAATATGATATTGAGCCGACCGCAGACCATTGCGGCACCTGCACCCGTTGTATCGACGCCTGCCCTACCGAGGCTATTGTTGGCCCGGCGGTAGTGGATGGCAGCAAATGTATCTCTTATTTAACTATTGAGTTAAAAAACGAGATCCCTGTATTTTTTAAAGATAAAATGGCGGGCTGGATGTTTGGCTGCGATATTTGCCAGGATGTTTGCCCATGGAACCGTTTTTCGGTTTTGCACAATGAGCCCGCTTTTCAGCCACCTCCTGATCTTTTAAGCATGACTAAAGGTGACTGGGATGAAATTACCGAAGATGTATTTAAAAAAGTATTTAAAAGTTCAGCCGTAAAACGCACCAAGTTTACAGGATTAAAAAGGAATATTGATTTTATAAAATAA